A stretch of Dysidea avara chromosome 5, odDysAvar1.4, whole genome shotgun sequence DNA encodes these proteins:
- the LOC136255735 gene encoding uncharacterized protein: MAGFGPCHSAGSLLCDGAVVSLWSKARGTHVFINDEGNVHGDGQRHKSAEWKVHERGDGVVAFQNEQHPGKWLRIKDGETNVGGDGGPFCNFIVHELEGFIALESSKNHGQHLGIRPDGTVKPPTETAKGQHGQFAVIVKSKGPHHKPMMPSAHLLKQGARVHLISKGCGRGIQNEIVDVTGNARSGQWSVFVVEVRGPGRIALHSMTEHNKYLRIKDGELNNGGHGGKWCDFYVHDVENGYVVFESCQNRGTHAGILPDGSAKNPNETAMGEHAQFWVIVSEMPDPNAQSASVPVKQAGPCALSDGTVVHLFSRDSGAYLHLGDDGTLTAKQGTTDKRTEWKVHHRGENIVAFQNEEHKGKWLRIKDNSTNCGGDGGNWCNMHVHTHDNGFISLESTKVPGQHVGANDGNIKPPNHTHTGLHGQWHVVLDEKADHKQQLPTTPGTSFLRNGAIIVLCSRANGRTLMACGDDRNSVKGNGGTGHWAQYKVIVKEPGMIALQFEKNHDKFLRIKDNQTDLRGRSGGPFTYFYVYNNVNGTISLESVKHRAQHIGITGDGQLKPANETGTGKHAQFYPILL, encoded by the exons ATGGCTGGTTTTGGGCCTTGTCACTCTGCAGGA agTTTATTGTGCGATGGAGCCGTAGTCTCGCTGTGGTCGAAGGCACGCGGTACACACGTCTTCATCAACGACGAAGGAAATGTTCACGGAGACGGGCAGCGTCACAAGTCAG CTGAATGGAAAGTACATGAACGAGGAGATGGGGTAGTGGCCTTCCAGAATGAACAACACCCTGGCAAGTGGCTGCGTATCAAAGATGGTGAGACTAATGTTGGG GGTGATGGTGGGCCCTTTTGCAACTTCATAGTCCATGAACTTG AGGGGTTTATTGCACTGGAATCAAGCAAGAACCATGGTCAACATCTTGGTATCCGCCCTGATGGAACCGTCAAGCCACCGACAGAGACAGCCAAAGGGCAACATGGCCAGTTTGCAGTGATAGTCAAATCAAAG GGTCCCCATCATAAGCCAATGATGCCATCTGCTCAT CTACTGAAACAAGGAGCACGTGTCCACTTGATTAGCAAGGGTTGTGGACGAGGAATTCAGAATGAGATTGTTGATGTGACTGGAAATGCACGAAGTGGACAATGGA GTGTTTTTGTTGTTGAGGTGAGGGGACCAGGCAGGATAGCCCTCCACAGCATGACGGAACACAACAAGTACCTGCGTATTAAGGATGGAGAGTTAAACAATGGTGGACATGGAGGAAAGTGGTGTGATTTTTATGTGCACGACGTCG AAAATGGATATGTAGTGTTTGAGTCTTGTCAAAATCGAGGAACACATGCGGGCATCTTACCTGATGGTTCTGCTAAGAATCCCAATGAGACTGCTATGGGAGAACATGCACAATTCTGGGTGATTGTCAGTGAAATG CCTGATCCTAATGCTCAGAGTGCTTCTGTACCTGTAAAACAAGCTGGACCA TGTGCTCTATCAGATGGGACTGTAGTACACTTGTTCTCAAGGGACAGTGGTGCTTACCTCCATCTTGGTGATGATGGTACCTTGACTGCTAAGCAAGGGACCACAGACAAGAGAA CTGAATGGAAGGTACATCATCGTGGTGAGAACATCGTAGCATTCCAGAATGAGGAACATAAGGGAAAGTGGCTACGTATCAAAGACAACAGCACCAATTGTGGG GGAGACGGAGGAAATTGGTGTAACATGCATGTGCACACTCATG ATAATGGTTTCATCTCATTGGAATCTACCAAGGTCCCTGGTCAACATGTTGGTGCTAATGATGGGAACATAAAGCCACCTAACCACACCCACACTGGTCTCCATGGACAATGGCATGTGGTCCTTGATGAAAAA GCTGATCATAAACAACAACTACCAACAACTCCTGGTACCTCA TTCTTGAGGAATGGTGCCATTATTGTGTTGTGCTCTCGGGCTAATGGTCGCACACTGATGGCTTGTGGTGATGATCGCAACTCTGTGAAAGGTAACGGAGGTACAGGACATTGGG CCCAATACAAGGTGATTGTTAAAGAACCCGGTATGATTGCTCTTCAGTTTGAGAAGAATCATGATAAGTTTCTGCGCATCAAAGACAACCAAACTGACCTTCGTGGACGCTCAGGTGGTCCATTCACCTACTTCTATGTCTATAACAATG TGAATGGTACTATCAGTCTGGAGTCGGTAAAACATCGTGCACAACATATTGGGATCACTGGTGATGGACAGTTGAAGCCGGCTAATGAAACTGGTACTGGCAAACATGCTCAATTCTATCCCATACTG CTGTAA